Part of the Hyalangium ruber genome, TGGCTCATCTCCCTGTTCGGGGTGGGCCACCTCGCCTTCGTCGCCGCGATGGGGAAGCTGCGGTGGGAGCACGCCGCGGCGGACCTCTTGCTCGTGGGGCTGGCTTGGGCCGGCCCCGCGCCGCGGCGTTTTTTGCGGGGCGCCTTCCCGCTGTACCTCACCGGACTGCTGCTGGACACCCAGTGGCTGTGGCTGGGGCTGCGGGGGCGCATCCACACCGGTGACTTGTGGGACCTGGAGCTCGCGCTGTTCGCCGCGCCGGGCAACACCACCTGGCCGGCCTACTTCGAGACACGCACCCACGCGGTGCTCGACTTTTTCTGTGGCTTCTCCTACGCGGCCTACCTCTACGAGGTGTTCGCGCTGGCCCTGCTGTACTTCTTCCGCAAGCACCCGCGCTTCGAAGTCATGTGCTGGGCCTTCATGCTGTGCAACGCCATCGGGGTGGTGACGTACATCGTCTACCCCGCGGCTCCGCCCTGGTACGTCATGCAGTACGGCCCGGGGCCGGCGGACCTGGCGGCAGCTCCGAGCCAGGCGGGTACCGCGCGCTTCGACGCGCTGCTGGGCATCCGCTACTTCGCCAACTTCTACGCTCGTAACCCCAACGTGTTTGGCGCCATGCCCTCGCTGCATGCCGCCTACCCCGTGCTGGTCGTCTGGCAAGCATGGGGGCTGGGGAGGGCCTGGCGCGTCGGTACCATCGCCTTCGCCGCGTTGGTGGCATTTTCAGCCATATATCTGCAGCACCACTACATCCTGGACGTCGTGGCCGGGGTCGTCGTTGCCCTGGTGGCGTGCTCGGCCGTGGAGTACGCCTTCGCCCGCCGTGAATCATCGGCCGTCACGCCCGTCCCCCTCGTGCCTGGAGGAGACAGCCGTGCTTGACACCGTTGTGTCCTGGATTCTGGGAGACCTCTCCCCTTCCGCTCGTATCTGGACGGCGCTCGCGCCAGCCATCTTCGCGTGCGGCTACTTCATCATCGGTCTGCTGCTGTTCCTGGTGCGCTGCGCCATCAAGGGCGTGCCCCAGGACGAGGAGACGCTCAAGCGCGGTAGCACCGTGCTGGTGGGCATGTTCCTGCGGCACTACTTCTTCTGGGTCATCCAGCCCCTGTACGCGCTCATCTACCGCTCGGGGCTGCCGGCCAACGCGCTGTCCATGCTGTCGGGGCTCCTCGGAGTCTCCTCGGGCGTGGCGGTGGCGGCCGGGCGCTTCGCGATGGGCGGCTGGCTGTTCCTGGCCGCCGGCATCCTGGACGTCATGGACGGCCGCATCGCCCGCGTCCGCAAGGAGGCCAACCCGGCAGGCGCGGCGCTGGACTCGGTGCTGGACCGGTACGTGGACTCGGCCATGCTGATGGGCCTGGCCTGGTACTACCGGGACAACTGGGTGC contains:
- a CDS encoding phosphatase PAP2 family protein, yielding MTSLSPAKTGSKAFPWLISLFGVGHLAFVAAMGKLRWEHAAADLLLVGLAWAGPAPRRFLRGAFPLYLTGLLLDTQWLWLGLRGRIHTGDLWDLELALFAAPGNTTWPAYFETRTHAVLDFFCGFSYAAYLYEVFALALLYFFRKHPRFEVMCWAFMLCNAIGVVTYIVYPAAPPWYVMQYGPGPADLAAAPSQAGTARFDALLGIRYFANFYARNPNVFGAMPSLHAAYPVLVVWQAWGLGRAWRVGTIAFAALVAFSAIYLQHHYILDVVAGVVVALVACSAVEYAFARRESSAVTPVPLVPGGDSRA